From one Luteipulveratus mongoliensis genomic stretch:
- a CDS encoding class I SAM-dependent methyltransferase yields MADLRRSFDKAADEAKDRLRPLRDRLTDKVPAAAPLLTRKPAMRPLERQRKFWTESSEALAPGPYASASVQAIISSLEDNYDRGEPVLEIGSGLGATLAALVDAGFSNVTGVEINPLAVQMMRKKYPQLRDVDVLVGPAETVLAGMADDSYPLVVAVRTLQHTHPDSAHLFGTIARLARTVVTIDEPAVLGRHRYPWDFAQEFARFGFEVREHKRLMAGRRATQDTVLVLRRAADARG; encoded by the coding sequence ATGGCTGATCTGCGCAGGTCCTTCGACAAGGCCGCTGACGAGGCCAAGGATCGACTCCGGCCCCTGCGCGACCGACTGACGGACAAGGTGCCGGCGGCGGCTCCGCTGCTGACCCGCAAGCCGGCGATGCGGCCCCTGGAGCGACAGCGCAAGTTCTGGACCGAGTCCTCGGAAGCCCTGGCGCCGGGCCCTTACGCCAGCGCCTCGGTGCAGGCCATCATCAGCAGCCTCGAGGACAACTACGACCGGGGCGAGCCCGTGCTCGAGATCGGCTCCGGGCTGGGTGCGACGCTCGCGGCTCTCGTCGACGCCGGTTTCAGCAACGTCACCGGCGTCGAGATCAACCCGCTCGCCGTGCAGATGATGCGCAAGAAGTACCCGCAGCTGCGCGATGTCGACGTGCTGGTCGGACCGGCCGAGACAGTGCTCGCCGGGATGGCCGATGACAGCTATCCGCTGGTCGTAGCGGTCCGCACCCTGCAGCACACGCACCCCGACAGCGCCCACCTGTTCGGCACGATCGCGCGCCTCGCCCGGACGGTGGTCACGATCGACGAGCCGGCCGTGCTCGGTCGCCACCGCTATCCGTGGGACTTCGCGCAGGAGTTCGCACGCTTCGGCTTCGAGGTCCGCGAGCACAAACGGCTGATGGCCGGCCGTCGCGCCACGCAGGACACGGTGCTGGTGCTGCGGCGCGCCGCCGACGCGCGCGGCTGA